In a genomic window of Quercus lobata isolate SW786 chromosome 4, ValleyOak3.0 Primary Assembly, whole genome shotgun sequence:
- the LOC115986593 gene encoding ATP-dependent helicase BRM isoform X2: MSQVVLLANPRDLKSLQQQLHRKPEGNEAFLAYQASLQGVLGGNNFASSPGSMQLPPQSRKFIELAQQHSSPHEGQNTSQAIDQQMLSPVQQAYLQYAFQAQQKSALAMQSQHHAKMGMLGPPPGKDQDMRMANLKMQDLISMQGPNQAQASSSKNSSEHFGRGEKQMDQGQQPTSEQRSEPKPSTQLTGHGQLVPGNMVRPLQAPQAQQSMQNMSNNQLMSAQLQAMHSWALERNIDLSLPANANLMAQLIPLMQSRMVPQQKANESNMGAQSLPAPVSKQQVTSPSVASESSPHANSSSDISGQSGSAKARQTVSASPFRSTSNAGMVNHASNNALQQFGTHGRENQVPSRQHAGIGNGMPSMHPPQSSANTSQGVDHSLSVKNTLSSPEASQLQYLRQLNRSSPQAAAPTNDGGSGNNILSPGGSSSQTPQQRFGFTKQQLHVLKAQILAFRRLKKGDPGLPQELLRAIAPPPLELQLQQQNPAAGGNNQDKSAGNMAADYPRQIESNEKDSTGVASINGQTFPKEEAFVGDEKATISTAHLQGVPAVMKEPTPVASAGKDEQQSSVFSVKSDQDVERGIHRNPVKSDFPVDKGKAIAPPAAASDAVQVKKPVQASTAPQPKDAGSARKYHGPLFDFPFFTRKHDSFGSAMMVNNNNNLTLAYDVKDLLFEEGMEVLTKKRSENLRKIGGLLAVNLERKRIRPDLVLRLQIEEKKLRLLDIQARLRDEIDQQQQEIMAMPDRPYRKFVRLCERQRLELSRQVQASQKAMREKQLKSIFQWRKKLLEAHWAIRDARTARNRGVAKYHERMLREFSKRKDDDRNKRMEALKNNDVERYREMLLEQQTSIPGEAAERYAVLSSFLTQTEEYLHKLGSKITAAKNQQEVEEAANAAAAAARLQGLSEEEVRAAAACAGEEVMIRNQFMEMNAPKDTSVSKYYTLAHAVNERVMRQPSMLRAGTLRDYQLVGLQWMLSLYNNKLNGILADEMGLGKTVQVMALIAYLMEFKGNYGPHLIIVPNAVLVNWKSELHTWLPSASCIFYVGGKDQRSKLFSQEVCAMKFNVLVTTYEFIMYDRAKLSKVDWKYIIIDEAQRMKDRESVLARDLDRYRCQRRLLLTGTPLQNDLKELWSLLNLLLPEVFDNRKAFHDWFSKPFQKEGPTQNAEDDWLETEKKVIIIHRLHQILEPFMLRRRVEDVEGSLPPKVSIVLRCRMSAIQSAIYDWIKSTGTLRVDPEDEKRRAQKNPIYTAKVYRTLNNRCMELRKACNHPLLNYPYFNDLSKDFLIRSCGKLWIMDRILIKLQRTGHRVLLFSTMTKLLDILEEYLQWRRLLYRRIDGTTSLEDRESAIVDFNSPDSDCFIFLLSIRAAGRGLNLQSADTVIIYDPDPNPKNEEQAVARAHRIGQTREVKVIYMEAVVDKISSHQKEDELRSGGTVDMEDDLAGKDRYMGSIESLIRNNIQQYKIDMADEVINAGRFDQRTTHEERRLTLETLLHDEERYQETLHDVPSLQQVNRMIARSEEEVELFDQMDEELDWIEEMTRYDQVPKWLRTSTREVNTTVAAISKRPSKHNLFAGNIVVESSEMGSDSSPKTERKRGRPKGKKHPNYKELDDENGEYSEASSDERNGYSVHEEEGEIGEFEEDEFSGAVGAPPINKDPSEEEGAVCDGGYEYPRASESTKNNLTVEEAGSSGSSSETRRVAQRRVSPSISSQKFGSLSALDARPGSQPKRLPDELEEGEIAVSGDSHMDHQQSGSWNHDRDEGEDEQVLQPKIKRKRSLRVRPRHTMERPEEKSGSETQAFQRGDASLLPFQVDNRYQAQLKADSETKTYGEPNVFKHDQADSSSKSRRNLPSRRIASTSKVHASPKSSRLNSVSTPAEDGEQSRENWDGKVMNSSGTSGYGTKMPDNVQRRCKSVITKLQRKIGKEGPQIIPLLTDLWKRIENSGYTGGSGNNVLDLRKIDQRIDRLEYNGVMDLVFDVQFMLKSAMHFYGFSHEVRSEARKVHDLFFDILKNTFPDSDFREARNALSFSGPFTTTAAPSPRQPAVGPSKRHKLVNEVEPDPGPPQKPPQRGLVSSGDETRIRSHMSQKESRVGSGIGSSREQSQQEDSPLLTHPGELVICKKKRKDREKSAVKPRTGPAGPVSPPSMGRSMRSPGSGSVPKDTRQTQQSTHPQGWANQPAQPANGDGGSVGWANPVKRLRTDSGKRRPSHL, encoded by the exons ATGTCTCAAGTTGTTCTGCTGGCTAATCCACGTGATCTCAAG TCATTACAACAACAGTTGCATAGAAAACCTGAAGGGAATGAAGCCTTTCTAGCATATCAAGCTAGTCTCCAAGGGGTTCTAGGAGGGAACAACTTTGCTTCATCTCCTGGCTCTATGCAACTGCCTCCACAGTCTAGGAAATTCATTGAATTGGCTCAACAACACAGTTCCCCCCATGAGGGCCAGAATACAAGTCAAGCTATTGATCAACAAATGCTAAGTCCAGTTCAACAAGCTTATCTTCAATATGCCTTTCAAGCTCAACAAAAATCAGCTTTGGCAATGCAATCACAGCATCATGCTAAAATGGGTATGTTAGGTCCACCACCAGGGAAGGATCAGGACATGCGAATGGCAAATCTGAAAATGCAGGATCTCATTTCCATGCAGGGGCCTAATCAGGCTCAGGCATCATCATCTAAAAACTCATCTGAACATTTTGGTCGTGGTGAAAAGCAGATGGATCAAGGGCAGCAACCTACCTCTGAACAGAGGAGTGAGCCAAAGCCTTCAACCCAGCTGACAGGCCATGGACAATTAGTACCTGGAAATATGGTGAGGCCTTTGCAAGCACCACAAGCTCAGCAGAGCATGCAAAACATGTCAAACAACCAGCTCATGTCTGCCCAGTTGCAGGCAATGCATTCGTGGGCACTTGAGCGTAATATTGATCTCTCACTGCCGGCAAATGCCAACTTGATGGCACAGCTCATACCATTGATGCAGTCTAGGATGGTTCCACAACAAAAGGCAAATGAAAGCAATATGGGTGCACAGTCATTACCTGCTCCAGTGTCAAAGCAGCAGGTCACTTCTCCATCAGTTGCGAGTGAGAGTTCTCCCCATGCTAATTCATCGAGTGATATATCTGGGCAGTCTGGCTCTGCAAAAGCAAGGCAGACTGTTTCAGCCAGCCCTTTTCGCTCGACTTCAAACGCTGGCATGGTTAACCATGCTAGCAACAATGCATTGCAGCAGTTTGGTACTCATGGCAGAGAGAATCAGGTGCCTTCTAGACAGCATGCTGGGATTGGTAATGGAATGCCATCAATGCATCCCCCTCAGTCCTCTGCCAACACAAGCCAAGGTGTGGATCATTCTCTGAGTGTGAAAAATACATTAAGTAGCCCAGAAGCTTCGCAGTTGCAGTACCTCAGGCAGTTAAATCGATCTTCTCCACAAGCAGCAGCTCCTACAAATGATGGGGGCTCTGGCAATAACATCCTTTCACCAGGTGGATCGTCTAGTCAGACGCCTCAACAGCGCTTTGGGTTCACCAAACAGCAATTGCATGTTCTTAAAGCACAAATACTAGCATTTAGGCGGCTGAAG AAAGGAGATCCTGGTCTGCCTCAAGAACTACTTCGAGCTATTGCTCCACCACCTCTCGAGTTGCAGCTGCAGCAGCAAAATCCTGCTGCAGGAGGAAATAATCAGGATAAATCAGCTGGGAACATGGCAGCAGACTATCCAAGGCAAATAGAGTCCAATGAGAAGGATTCAACTGGTGTGGCATCAATTAATGGACAAACTTTCCCAAAAGAGGAAGCTTTTGTGGGAGATGAGAAAGCAACCATCAGCACAGCTCATTTGCAAGGTGTTCCGGCTGTAATGAAGGAACCTACACCAGTGGCATCTGCTGGAAAAGATGAGCAGCAATCCTCTGTATTTTCTGTTAAATCAGATCAGGATGTTGAACGTGGTATTCATAGAAATCCTGTTAAAAGTGATTTCCCAGTGGATAAGGGAAAGGCTATTGCACCACCGGCAGCTGCATCTGATGCAGTGCAAGTTAAGAAACCTGTACAAGCAAGCACTGCCCCCCAGCCAAAAGACGCTGGCTCCGCTAGAAAGTATCATGGGCCCCTATTTGATTTCCCCTTTTTCACTAGGAAACATGACTCTTTTGGGTCGGCAATGATggttaataacaataataatctAACATTGGCATATGATGTCAAAGATCTTCTTTTTGAGGAAGGCATGGAAGTGCTTACCAAGAAAAGGTCCGAAAATTTAAGAAAGATTGGTGGTTTACTGGCAGTGAACTTAGAGAGGAAAAGGATTCGGCCAGATCTTGTCTTGAGGCTGCAAATTGAAGAGAAAAAGCTTCGACTTTTAGATATACAGGCACGGTTAAGGGATGAAATTGATCAACAGCAACAAGAGATAATGGCAATGCCTGACAGGCCATATAGGAAATTTGTTCGGCTGTGTGAGCGTCAGCGACTGGAGCTTAGTAGACAAGTACAGGCCTCTCAGAAAGCTATGAGAGAGAAGCAACTTAAATCCATATTTCAGTGGCGTAAGAAGCTTCTTGAGGCTCACTGGGCCATCCGTGATGCACGAACTGCCCGCAATAGGGGGGTTGCCAAATATCATGAGAGGATGTTGAGAgaattttctaaaagaaaagatGATGACAGGAATAAGAGGATGGAAGCATTGAAAAATAATGACGTTGAAAGGTACAGGGAGATGTTGCTAGAGCAACAGACAAGCATTCCAGGTGAAGCTGCAGAGAGATATGCTGTTCTTTCATCATTCTTGACTCAGACTGAAGAGTATCTACATAAACTGGGAAGTAAAATAACAGCTGCCAAAAACCAACAAGAAGTGGAAGAAGCAGCAAATGCTGCTGCAGCTGCTGCACGATTGCAG GGTCTCTCGGAAGAAGAAGTTAGGGCAGCAGCGGCTTGTGCTGGGGAGGAAGTAATGATAAGAAATCAGTTCATGGAAATGAATGCACCTAAGGATACATCTGTTAGCAA GTATTATACTCTTGCACACGCTGTGAATGAAAGGGTCATGAGGCAACCCTCAATGTTAAGGGCTGGAACGTTGAGGGACTATCAACTT GTCGGGTTGCAATGGATGCTCTCTTTGTATAACAATAAATTAAATGGAATCTTGGCAGATGAGATGGGTCTTGGGAAGACTGTGCAG GTAATGGCATTGATTGCTTACTTGATGGAGTTCAAAGGGAACTATGGCCCACATCTTATAATAGTTCCAAATGCTGTTTTGGTAAATTGGAAG AGTGAGCTCCATACTTGGCTGCCATCTGCGTCATGCATTTTTTATGTTGGTGGGAAGGATCAACgatcaaaattattttctcaa GAGGTTTGTGCTATGAAATTTAATGTCCTTGTGACAACTTATGAGTTCATCATGTATGATCGTGCAAAACTTTCAAAAGTTGATTGGAAGTATATCATAATTGATGAAGCACAAAGGATGAAGGACAGGGAATCAGTTTTAGCACGTGATCTTGATAGATATCGCTGCCAGAGGCGCTTGCTTCTCACTGGGACGCCATTACAG AATGATTTGAAGGAACTCTGGTCACTTTTAAACCTACTTCTTCCAGAAGTATTTGATAATCGGAAAGCATTTCACGATTGGTTCTCAAAGCCCTTTCAAAAGGAAGGTCCTACACAGAATGCTGAGGATGATTGGCTTGAGACTGAAAAAAAGGTCATCATCATACACCGACTTCATCAAATTCTGGAGCCATTTATGCTCAGGCGTCGTGTTGAAGATGTTGAAGGCTCACTTCCACCTAAG GTTTCCATAGTTTTAAGATGTAGGATGTCAGCTATTCAGAGTGCCATTTATGATTGGATCAAATCCACTGGTACTCTTCGGGTTGATCCTGAAGATGAAAAGCGCAGGGCTCAAAAGAACCCAATTTACACGGCTAAAGTGTATAGAACTTTAAATAACAGATGTATGGAGCTTCGGAAAGCCTGCAATCATCCTCTGCTCAATTACCCATATTTCAATGACTTATCGAAGGACTTTCTCATAAGATCTTGTGGGAAATTGTGGATCATGGATAGAATTCTTATCAAACTTCAGAGAACTGGGCATCGAGTACTTCTCTTTAGTACAATGACAAAACTCCTTGATATATTGGAGGAATACTTGCAATGGCGACGACTTCTCTACAGGCGAATCGACGGAACAACTAGTTTAGAAGATCGTGAATCGGCTATTGTGGATTTTAATAGCCCTGATTCGGACTGCTTCATTTTCTTGCTTAGTATTCGTGCAGCTGGTCGGGGTCTTAATCTTCAGTCTGCTGACACAGTTATCATTTATGATCCTGATCCAAACCCTAAAAATGAGGAGCAGGCAGTGGCTAGAGCCCACCGTATTGGACAGACAAGAGAAGTCAAAGTCATTTATATGGAAGCAGTTGTTGATAAAATCTCTAGCCATCAGAAAGAAGATGAGCTAAGAAGTGGAGGTACAGTTGATATGGAGGATGACCTTGCTGGTAAGGATCGTTATATGGGATCTATTGAGAGCCTGATAAGGAACAACATTcaacaatataaaattgatatGGCTGATGAGGTTATTAATGCTGGACGCTTTGACCAGAGAACAACACATGAGGAGAGACGCTTGACTTTGGAAACATTATTGCATGATGAGGAGAGATATCAAGAAACTTTACATGATGTTCCCTCACTGCAGCAGGTCAATCGCATGATTGCTAGGAGCGAAGAGGAAGTTGAGTTATTTGATCAAATGGATGAGGAACTGGATTGGATTGAGGAGATGACAAGGTATGACCAGGTACCTAAGTGGCTTCGAACAAGTACTAGAGAAGTAAATACCACTGTTGCCGCTATTTCCAAAAGACCATCAAAGCACAATTTATTTGCTGGTAATATTGTTGTAGAATCTAGTGAAATGGGTTCTGATTCTTCTCCTAAGACTGAGAGGAAAAGGGGACGCCCAAAAGGGAAAAAGCATCCTAACTACAAGGAATTAGATGATGAAAATGGGGAATACTCTGAAGCAAGTTCTGATGAGAGAAATGGATATTCTGTTCATGAAGAAGAGGGAGAAATTGGAGAGTTTGAAGAGGATGAATTTAGTGGTGCTGTTGGGGCACCACCAATCAACAAAGACCCATCAGAAGAGGAGGGTGCAGTTTGTGATGGTGGATATGAGTATCCCCGGGCTTCagaaagtacaaaaaataatctCACAGTAGAAGAAGCAGGTTCCTCTGGATCATCCTCAGAAACTCGAAGAGTGGCACAAAGGAGGGTATCGCCTTCCATTTCTTCTCAGAAATTTGGGTCCCTGTCTGCTTTAGATGCTAGGCCAGGTTCTCAACCAAAAAGGCTG CCAGATGAACTTGAGGAAGGGGAAATTGCAGTATCTGGAGATTCTCACATGGACCACCAACAATCTGGAAGTTGGAATCATGATCGTGATGAAGGTGAAGATGAACAGGTTTTGCAACCCAAAATAAAGCGAAAACGTAGTCTTCGGGTTCGTCCCCGTCATACCATGGAAAGGCCGGAGGAGAAGTCTGGTAGTGAGACACAAGCTTTCCAACGAGGAGATGCGTCTCTGTTGCCATTCCAAGTGGACAATAGGTATCAAGCTCAGTTAAAGGCTGACTCTGAAACAAAAACATATGGAGAGCCCAATGTCTTTAAACATGATCAAGCCGATTCATCCTCAAAAAGTAGGCGAAATTTGCCATCAAGGAGAATAGCTAGTACGTCAAAAGTGCATGCTTCACCAAAATCTAGCAGATTGAATAGCGTGTCTACTCCGGCAGAAGATGGTGAACAGTCAAGAGAAAATTGGGATGGTAAAGTTATGAATTCAAGTGGGACATCAGGTTATGGCACTAAGATGCCTGACAATGTCCAGAGAAGG TGCAAGAGTGTAATCACTAAGCTTCAAAGGAAAATAGGTAAGGAAGGTCCTCAAATTATACCTCTGCTAACAGATTTGTGGAAGAGGATTGAAAACTCTGGGTACACGGGTGGATCAGGAAATAATGTTTTGGATTTACGAAAGATCGATCAGCGTATAGACAGATTAGAGTATAATGGAGTTATGGACCTTGTGTTTGATGTGCAGTTCATGTTGAAAAGTGCAATGCATTTTTATGGGTTCTCACATGAG GTGAGATCTGAAGCAAGGAAAGTGCATGATCTCTTTTTTGATATCTTGAAGAATACATTTCCGGACTCAGATTTTCGAGAAGCCAGAAATGCGCTCTCTTTTTCTGGCCCATTTACTACCACTGCTGCTCCATCCCCAAGACAGCCAGCTGTTGGCCCAAGCAAGAGACACAAGTTGGTAAATGAGGTGGAACCTGATCCAGGCCCTCCACAGAAGCCACCACAGCGTGGACTCGTTTCCAGTGGTGACGAGACAAGAATTAGAAGCCATATGTCCCAGAAGGAATCAAGGGTTGGGAGTGGAATTGGCAGTAGCCGAGAGCAATCTCAACAGGAAGATTCCCCACTTCTTACACATCCAGGAGAGCTGGTAATATgcaagaagaagagaaaagacaGGGAGAAGTCGGCGGTGAAGCCTAGGACTGGACCAGCCGGCCCAGTTTCACCGCCTAGCATGGGACGTAGTATGAGAAGTCCTGGTTCAGGTTCAGTACCCAAGGACACAAGACAGACCCAACAAAGCACCCATCCGCAAGGATGGGCCAACCAGCCTGCTCAACCGGCAAATGGGGATGGTGGGTCTGTTGGTTGGGCAAATCCTGTAAAGAGATTGAGGACAGATTCTGGAAAAAGGAGGCCAAGCCATCTATGA